In Aspergillus nidulans FGSC A4 chromosome II, the genomic stretch AGCATAATCTCAAACCAtccgtcttcgccatccttcaCCTGGGTGATAGTCAAGCTCGCCCCATCAAGCGTGATAAACCCCTTCTCAACTATGTACCGTAACACCGCAGGGTCGCGCGGCTGCAGACGAAGGACCAGTGAGTTCTCATCGGGGGTCATCGCAATGATCTTTGCGATTGTGTCGACGTGGCCCTGCACAATATGCCCGCCCATTCGGGTCTCTCCTTTCACGGCGCGCTCAAGATTAACTTTGGATGTTTCTGTTAAGGAGCCGAGGTTTGTGCGCCGGAGGGTTTCGGGGGCAACGCCGACTTTGAACCAGTTCTTCTCAAAAGCTGTGACGGTGAGACAGGCTCCTGTGGTTGCGTCAACATCAGACTTGATATGCACAGATGGCTATTTGAGCGCAGGCGGATATATATGTAGAGAAATTGGACATCAATTTCGTACCATTGACACTGATGCTATCACCCAGCTGCACATCGGTCAGGATTGTGTCGCAATCGGTGATGGTCAGAGACGTACCCCCGCCCCCGCTTGCTGAGGTGTCGAGGGGTTCCAGGGACGAAACCGCTAAACACGGGCGGTTAGTCTGGTCACGCATCGTTGTCTGCGCTATACGTATCACTTACTCCCAATGGTTTCAACCAGTCCGGTAAACatggcggaagaggaggaaggttCGGCTTAAGCTACCCGCAGCGAAAGAGgggtggaaagaaagagctgaTATGCCGCACGGCGGCTGGAGGTCTAGGATCCGGCGTCTATTTGTCAGCGCTTACACGTGCCATATCAGGAGCATCGCGAGTTACATACTTACGATGTAGTTTTTCGTATATAGAAGAGCTTTGGAAGGTGCGTGATGCAATATTCGGGAATGAGTCGAAATGCTTAGCTAGCGGAACAGGCGGGTCGACCTCGGCTTTGGGGCCGGCGATGGGCCCGATTCGGAGAACTACTTCATACTTATAGCTTTTCCTCTGATCAATTGAGCGCTCTTCTCAGAGGAACAGGTTTCTCTCTAACACTCGTCATGAATGCAACATTTAGGTTACAAAGGGTGCTGATTGCCCAGCGCCCTAGCATACAACGATCAACCAGAACCAACATCTTCAGACACGCGACACAATGGCGCTCCTACTCTAGTCCGCTGCCTCCAGCGGATGGGACATTGCCTCTACAGGGCATCCGGGTACTTGATATGACGAGAGTTCTCGCGGGGGTAAGTTCCAATATTATATACTCTGCCGACAGCCCAATCGCTTTGCGGGGTTCATGCTAATTCGAGCATAGCCTTATTGTACCCAGATTCTGGGGGACCTAGGGTACGTGACACTGTTAATGACGATCTAGTCCTGAAAATATATTATTGAGTTGCTATTGTGACTGACGTCTGTCTATAGGGCCGAAGTGATCAAGGTAGAACATCCTGTGCGGGGAGACGACACTCGAGCGTGGGGTCCACCATACGCAAAATACGCAAACGACTCAAAAGAAGGCCCTGGGGAGAGCGCCTATTATTTAGCGGTATGCCAGATTCAGTGGGAATGGTTATCGTTGCACGCCATTAACCCGTAAGCAGGTCAACCGGAACAAGAAGTCGATTGGTCTCTCGTTCGCCCACAAGTCCGGCGTCGATATTCTCCACAAACTCGTCAAGGAGTGCGATGTCCTAGTAGAGAATTATCTCCCTGGAAGCCTCAAGAAGTATAACATGGACTATGAGACCTTACGGGAAATCAATCCGAGCCTGATCTACGCGAGTATTACAGGGTACGGCCAGACCGGGCCATACAGCAACCGCGCTGGGTACGATGTGATGGTGGAAGCTGAGATGGGATTGATGCACATCACTGGAAGCAGAGGAGGTGACCCCGTCAAGGTCGGAGTGGCCGTCACAGATTTGACAACGGGGCTATACACATCCAATGCCATCATGGCTGCTTTGCTTGCCCGAGTAAGAACAGGGAAGGGACAACACATTGACGCATGTCTCAGCGATTGCCAAGTTGCAACATTATCCAACATTGCGAGTTCTGCTCTGATCAGTGGACAGAAGGATTCAGGACGGTGGGGTACTGAGCATCGTATGTGCCGAATCCATTGCCATGTTCGGTTCTCAGGCACGCTGACGTTTTTCAAGCATCCATTGTTCCGTACCGGAGTTACCAAACCCTCGACGGGGATATTCTCTTTGGCGGCGGTAACGACAGACTTTTCGGTGTCCTGTGCGATCGGCTAGGGCACCCCGAGTGGAAGGAGGACCCCCGATTTCTAACCAACAGAGACCGCGTAAAGCACCGAGCCGTGATCGACGGCTTGATCGAAGACTGTGTCAAGCAAAAGACCACGCAACAGTGGTTGGAGATCATGGAAGGCAGTGGAATGCCCTATGCAGCTGTCAATGACATTCAGGGGACGTTGAACCACGAGCACGGTAAGTCTCCTAGAAGAAGTCTTGTCAACCTATTTTCCTAACAAAATCACTGCACAGTCCGAGCCCGCGGAATGGTCACCGAGATTGATCATCCAGCATGTGGGCCTGTCAAGTTAGTAAACACACCGATCAAATATTCCCATGCAACCCCTGGCGTGCGCACTCCTCCTCCTACTCTCGGACAACACACCGATGAGGTCCTCGGAGAACTCCTTCAATATGGCGAGAAACAGATTTCCCAATTGAAACAAGACGGCGTTGTCTCATAGAAGAGATATAAAGACTGGATGTACCAAGCATTTAGCCAAAGCGGAGACCCCATGTGATGAGATACAGAGGTCGTTTTTTAACTCGTCTGTTTGATACTGGGTTGTTAGTAGCTGCAAAGCATGACGGTAAATAGAGTAGCAAGCTCCCCAGCCAATATAGTAGAGTCATCACTTTCTTAAATAGCAGTTACCTTCATATGCAAtgtctgcagctgcaagaaacTCGCATCGAAAGCAGTTTTTTTTCCCACTGGCAAGGTTTCACATCACGTGATGTAGGTGTATAAATCTTTGTCCATCAAGCTTGATGCTGTCCACATGTAAACGCCCAGAGACGGCAAGAACGATACGCTTCCTATGAAGCCTATTTGCTGACAGACAAACAGAGCTCACAGAGAGTTTTACAGATTTGTTTGGGGGGCATGTCCCAGCAAAATGGGGTTTTTCCATCCCTCGCTTCTATAGAAGCCGCGCCACCAACCCACGGATCTGGGACGACCAGCATTGCTCGCTCACCGTCACATTCCGGTCCGCCAACCTCATAcagttcttcaaccaccGCAAATATTTCAACCTCTAGTAGCTCTGGTACAATATCCACCAGGGTTCATATTCCAAAGCTTTCGGCTGCCACGACGGAGCTCCTTGCGCGGATCGCCGGTAATATCAAAGGAACACAGCAAAAAGGGCTGCGGAGAGATGATCCAACAACTGTCACCTTGAGCCCCTCGCCTTTGAGCTCGAACAGCGACATTCAGAATACGGCCTCTCGGCGTGCAGGCAAGATGAAGGTTTCTTCAACTATCATCGAGCTTCCAACGTTTCCTTTCGTATACCCTACTAGGGTGGAGACTCCCGTTGTTCCTCCTAGGCCTGCTTGTATGCCTTTACCAGCCTCTAACGACATTAATGGGACGACATCAAAGTCTGACAGCTTAGTCAATATCGCTCCTAAGCCAACAGAACCACGTACAACGTCAACGTCAGCAACAGCTGTCCCGCGAGTGCCAGTCCAGACCCAGCTACCTTTAGACCAGCCACCAGCTTCCAACGATGTTTGTGAAATCTCAGCAAGGCCTCATAACTTGGCGAATATTGCGCCCAAGCCAGCAGCGCCGCATACATCGTCAATACCAGCATTAGTGGTCCCACATGAGCAAGTCCATACACGACCACCATCAGAACATCAGTCACCGTCGTCTAGCCGCATCAATGGGACTTTAGCGAACCAAGGCTCGGTCAATATTGCTCCTAAGCCAGCAGTATTATATCCAAGACTGACGACACTGCCGGGTGGCCTATCAGGCCAAACACAGTTATCGTCAGATCCACCACCATCTGAGAGCATCCGTGGGCCTTTAACGGAACCTAAAGACTTGGTCAATGCTGCTCCTGAGCCACTTGTAACAAATCTGGCACCAATTTCAATAGCCGTTTCTGGAGCAACTGCCGGGGTACAAAGACCGCCAGAACACCAGCTatctccgcctccaccaaTAGCACGAGCACCCACAATTCTAAAGGTTCCTAATCTATTCTTATTAAAGTCCTCGACGGCAGTACCAGTCAAGACCACATCTACAGTCCGGCAACGGCGTGACTCATCAAATAGAAAGAGTGGTCCGAAGAAGCGCAAACGTGGTAATGACAGTGATAGCGAAGATATCATCCGAGCCGTTGACTCTAGCTCAGACGAGTCGGATGTCACACCGACTGCGACGCAGACAACGTCCGGTCGACAAGTGAAAAGGCCGTCATTATATGTGCCTCCACCTCTTATCCCAAGTCTTCCCAGGGAGGGCAGTAGCCTTGCAGGGACCTCTGACAGACCCCAAACATCCAGATCGCGCAAGCCTGTCCCTCGAAAACTGAAAAGCACAAATATTCGATGTTGTGTTTGCGACCGCAGTCATAGTCCAACGAGCAATACTATCGTGTTCTGCGATAGATGCAACCGCGCATGGCATCAGCATTGCCATGACCCGCCCATTCAGAGCGAAGTAGTTGCAATCAGAGAGAAGGAATGGCTCTGTCGGGAATGCAAGCCCGCAAATATTACCATACTCCATCCGACAGTCGTTAGGAGCAATCCAAGTCTTATCTCCAAGCCTCCAGCTCACCCTCCTTTGACAATACCTAAGACTGAAGTAGGAGGAGAGCGCTTTTCTACAGATTGCCGCCGGCGGTTCTTGTCAACTCTATCGCATGCCGCGCtcgttgagcttcttctcaccaTATCGAACAACCATCCGACAGTGCCTATGTTTCCTGAGAATATGGAATCGTTGCCATCTTCCAATTTTGCAGCGTCGCAGGCCATTGTAACTGGAGCCGCAGCTACCTCTACTTCATTACCTACTAATGAGAATAATGTCGCGTCCGTTGTTTTGGCAGACAATATCGATGAACAGACTCCTGAGTTTGCTTCGGGGCGTACTAGTGGGAGAAATTATCGCGAGTCTTCCGATGAAGAATCCGAGTATGAGTTCCAGGACCATCGTGTATACCCACGAGCTGGGAACGGGCTTCGTCTTTCGACAAATGAGCAAGATCTCGATATCTTACAAGAAGACCCGACGTGTAGTACATTTAGCTATGCACTGCACGCACCTGCATCTGGTGCCGTTGGGCATGTTTCTGCTTAGCATATCCTCAAGCTATCCTTATGCTTTTGTCTTTTGTTGCGGGTTTTTGTCACCGGTCGACTGCATTGGTTTATTCTCCGGAGTTAGGTTTACTAGACCGCTGGCGTAGGACTGTCATCGATAAACGGAGTAAGAATTCTCGAATATTATTT encodes the following:
- a CDS encoding riboflavin synthase (transcript_id=CADANIAT00004429), with the protein product MFTGLVETIGTVSSLEPLDTSASGGGGTSLTITDCDTILTDVQLGDSISVNGACLTVTAFEKNWFKVGVAPETLRRTNLGSLTETSKVNLERAVKGETRMGGHIVQGHVDTIAKIIAMTPDENSLVLRLQPRDPAVLRYIVEKGFITLDGASLTITQVKDGEDGWFEIMLIAYTQEKIVTAAKRVGDFVNVEIDVVAKYVEKGVQAYFAGTAGGNMGILEKMVGRIVDEKLNGR
- a CDS encoding CaiB/BaiF CoA transferase family protein (transcript_id=CADANIAT00004430), with translation MNATFRLQRVLIAQRPSIQRSTRTNIFRHATQWRSYSSPLPPADGTLPLQGIRVLDMTRVLAGILGDLGAEVIKVEHPVRGDDTRAWGPPYAKYANDSKEGPGESAYYLAVNRNKKSIGLSFAHKSGVDILHKLVKECDVLVENYLPGSLKKYNMDYETLREINPSLIYASITGYGQTGPYSNRAGYDVMVEAEMGLMHITGSRGGDPVKVGVAVTDLTTGLYTSNAIMAALLARVRTGKGQHIDACLSDCQVATLSNIASSALISGQKDSGRWGTEHPSIVPYRSYQTLDGDILFGGGNDRLFGVLCDRLGHPEWKEDPRFLTNRDRVKHRAVIDGLIEDCVKQKTTQQWLEIMEGSGMPYAAVNDIQGTLNHEHVRARGMVTEIDHPACGPVKLVNTPIKYSHATPGVRTPPPTLGQHTDEVLGELLQYGEKQISQLKQDGVVS
- a CDS encoding uncharacterized protein (transcript_id=CADANIAT00004431), with translation MGVHIPKLSAATTELLARIAGNIKGTQQKGLRRDDPTTVTLSPSPLSSNSDIQNTASRRAGKMKVSSTIIELPTFPFVYPTRVETPVVPPRPACMPLPASNDINGTTSKSDSLVNIAPKPTEPRTTSTSATAVPRVPVQTQLPLDQPPASNDVCEISARPHNLANIAPKPAAPHTSSIPALVVPHEQVHTRPPSEHQSPSSSRINGTLANQGSVNIAPKPAVLYPRLTTLPGGLSGQTQLSSDPPPSESIRGPLTEPKDLVNAAPEPLVTNLAPISIAVSGATAGVQRPPEHQLSPPPPIARAPTILKVPNLFLLKSSTAVPVKTTSTVRQRRDSSNRKSGPKKRKRGNDSDSEDIIRAVDSSSDESDVTPTATQTTSGRQVKRPSLYVPPPLIPSLPREGSSLAGTSDRPQTSRSRKPVPRKLKSTNIRCCVCDRSHSPTSNTIVFCDRCNRAWHQHCHDPPIQSEVVAIREKEWLCRECKPANITILHPTVVRSNPSLISKPPAHPPLTIPKTEVGGERFSTDCRRRFLSTLSHAALVELLLTISNNHPTVPMFPENMESLPSSNFAASQAIVTGAAATSTSLPTNENNVASVVLADNIDEQTPEFASGRTSGRNYRESSDEESEYEFQDHRVYPRAGNGLRLSTNEQDLDILQEDPTCSTFSYALHAPASGAVGHVSA